In a genomic window of Nothobranchius furzeri strain GRZ-AD chromosome 14, NfurGRZ-RIMD1, whole genome shotgun sequence:
- the sv2 gene encoding synaptic vesicle glycoprotein 2B isoform X1, with protein MSGHQHSGEEEAARWPLLTGDHLDSEGEEVLFDQRISGESREGAGKALTYEEAVEQTGLGLFHWLLLLVCGWANASDTVEILCVSFLLPTARCDLQLSSSDMGLLTASIFLGMMVGGYIWGYLADQRGRRRVLVVSLTVNGLFGGLSSIAPWFWLFLLLRFISGVGVGGSIPVIFSYFSEFMPRVKRGAMISALATFWMGGNILAAGLAWLVIPRTWAHVSLGTLDFQSWRLFVVFCSVPSITSAVIFKLLMPESPKFLLEAGRENEAIRVFRLMFELNMKKSGKTFLEFGLCPSSRLREELEEVQASPGQNLPFILKQSLEPIKHMFRGHLRLRSIALLIIFYCISFGYYGLWMWFPELFARAEDGGSPCANMPLPSPLQNQSCYPVKTAVYKESFIIAACNLPGNVFTILFMDITGGRKLLSTSLMASSLSVFLIYVVQTKTQSLGLSCIFSGVSVISWNALDVVGTELYPTRLRSSALGFFSGVGRVAAIMGNVVFGKLVDTNCFVPILLVSILLLTGGLVALLLPQTRQTELT; from the exons ATGTCCGGGCACCAGCATAGCGGGGAGGAGGAGGCGGCGAGATGGCCGCTTCTCACTGGAGATCACCTGGACTCAGAAGGAG AAGAAGTCCTGTTTGACCAGAGGATCTCAGGCGAATCCAGAGAAGGTGCAGGGAAAGCGCTGACGTACGAGGAAGCCGTGGAACAGACGG GACTGGGGTTGTTccactggctgctgctgctggtgtgtgGCTGGGCCAATGCCAGTGATACCGTGGAGATCCTGTGTGTGTCTTTTCTGCTGCCGACGGCACGCTGTGACCTGCAGCTCAGCTCCTCAGACATGGGCCTGCTCACTGCCAGCATCTTCCTGG GAATGATGGTGGGCGGCTACATTTGGGGGTATCTGGCTGACCAGCGGGGGCGCCGTAGAGTCTTGGTGGTCTCGCTGACTGTAAATGGGCTGTTTGGAGGTCTGTCGAGCATCGCTCCCTGGTTCTGGCTCTTCCTGTTGCTGCGATTCATCAGTGGAGTGGG GGTTGGCGGATCAATTCCGGTCATCTTCTCCTACTTCTCAGAGTTTATGCCTCGTGTGAAGAGAGGGGCGATGATCAGTGCCCTGGCTACGTTCTGGATGGGGGGGAACATCCTGGCTGCAG GTCTTGCCTGGTTAGTGATCCCCAGAACCTGGGCACATGTTTCTCTGGGAACTCTAGACTTCCAGagctggaggctgtttgtggtgtTCTGCTCCGTTCCCAGCATCACCTCAGCAGTCATCTTCAAACTGCTCATGCCCGAGAGCCCAAAGTTCCTCTTGGAG GCTGGTCGGGAAAATGAGGCGATCCGTGTTTTCAGACTGATGTTTGAACTAAACATGAAGAAAAGCGGGAAGACCTTTCTG GAATTTGGTTTGTGTCCGAGCTCCAGGCTCAGAGAGGAGCTGGAGGAGGTTCAGGCTTCCCCAGGTCAAAATCTACCATTCATTTTAAAACAG AGTCTGGAGCCAATCAAACACATGTTCAGAGGTCATCTCAGACTCAGGAGCATTGCTCTACTCATCATCTTCTACTGCATCTCCTTTGG gtatTACGGCCTGTGGATGTGGTTTCCAGAGCTCTTTGCCAGAGCTGAAGACGGCGGCTCCCCCTGTGCCAACATGCCCCTCCCGTCCCCTCTCCAGAACCAGAGCTGCTACCCGGTGAAGACCGCAG TCTACAAGGAGAGCTTCATAATCGCTGCCTGCAACCTGCCTGGAAATGTCTTCACCATCCTGTTCATGGACATCACAGGAGGAAGGAAGCTGCTCT ccaccAGCCTGATGGCGTCCAGTCTGAGCGTCTTCCTCATCTACGTGGTCCAGACAAAGACCCAGAGTCTGGGCCTGTCCTGCATCTTCAGCGGAGTATCGGTGATTTCCTGGAACGCTCTGGATGTGGTAGGAACCGAGCTGTACCCCACCCGGCTACG TTCCTCTGCTCTCGGTTTCTTCTCTGGAGTGGGCCGAGTGGCGGCCATCATGGGCAATGTAGTCTTTGGGAAGTTGGTGGACACAAACTGCTTTGTTCCCATCCTGTTGGTGTCGATCCTGCTGCTCACGGGAGGACTGGTGGCTCTTTTGCTCCCACAAACCAGACAGACGGAGCTGACCTGA
- the sv2 gene encoding synaptic vesicle glycoprotein 2B isoform X2, with product MSGHQHSGEEEAARWPLLTGDHLDSEGEVLFDQRISGESREGAGKALTYEEAVEQTGLGLFHWLLLLVCGWANASDTVEILCVSFLLPTARCDLQLSSSDMGLLTASIFLGMMVGGYIWGYLADQRGRRRVLVVSLTVNGLFGGLSSIAPWFWLFLLLRFISGVGVGGSIPVIFSYFSEFMPRVKRGAMISALATFWMGGNILAAGLAWLVIPRTWAHVSLGTLDFQSWRLFVVFCSVPSITSAVIFKLLMPESPKFLLEAGRENEAIRVFRLMFELNMKKSGKTFLEFGLCPSSRLREELEEVQASPGQNLPFILKQSLEPIKHMFRGHLRLRSIALLIIFYCISFGYYGLWMWFPELFARAEDGGSPCANMPLPSPLQNQSCYPVKTAVYKESFIIAACNLPGNVFTILFMDITGGRKLLSTSLMASSLSVFLIYVVQTKTQSLGLSCIFSGVSVISWNALDVVGTELYPTRLRSSALGFFSGVGRVAAIMGNVVFGKLVDTNCFVPILLVSILLLTGGLVALLLPQTRQTELT from the exons ATGTCCGGGCACCAGCATAGCGGGGAGGAGGAGGCGGCGAGATGGCCGCTTCTCACTGGAGATCACCTGGACTCAGAAGGAG AAGTCCTGTTTGACCAGAGGATCTCAGGCGAATCCAGAGAAGGTGCAGGGAAAGCGCTGACGTACGAGGAAGCCGTGGAACAGACGG GACTGGGGTTGTTccactggctgctgctgctggtgtgtgGCTGGGCCAATGCCAGTGATACCGTGGAGATCCTGTGTGTGTCTTTTCTGCTGCCGACGGCACGCTGTGACCTGCAGCTCAGCTCCTCAGACATGGGCCTGCTCACTGCCAGCATCTTCCTGG GAATGATGGTGGGCGGCTACATTTGGGGGTATCTGGCTGACCAGCGGGGGCGCCGTAGAGTCTTGGTGGTCTCGCTGACTGTAAATGGGCTGTTTGGAGGTCTGTCGAGCATCGCTCCCTGGTTCTGGCTCTTCCTGTTGCTGCGATTCATCAGTGGAGTGGG GGTTGGCGGATCAATTCCGGTCATCTTCTCCTACTTCTCAGAGTTTATGCCTCGTGTGAAGAGAGGGGCGATGATCAGTGCCCTGGCTACGTTCTGGATGGGGGGGAACATCCTGGCTGCAG GTCTTGCCTGGTTAGTGATCCCCAGAACCTGGGCACATGTTTCTCTGGGAACTCTAGACTTCCAGagctggaggctgtttgtggtgtTCTGCTCCGTTCCCAGCATCACCTCAGCAGTCATCTTCAAACTGCTCATGCCCGAGAGCCCAAAGTTCCTCTTGGAG GCTGGTCGGGAAAATGAGGCGATCCGTGTTTTCAGACTGATGTTTGAACTAAACATGAAGAAAAGCGGGAAGACCTTTCTG GAATTTGGTTTGTGTCCGAGCTCCAGGCTCAGAGAGGAGCTGGAGGAGGTTCAGGCTTCCCCAGGTCAAAATCTACCATTCATTTTAAAACAG AGTCTGGAGCCAATCAAACACATGTTCAGAGGTCATCTCAGACTCAGGAGCATTGCTCTACTCATCATCTTCTACTGCATCTCCTTTGG gtatTACGGCCTGTGGATGTGGTTTCCAGAGCTCTTTGCCAGAGCTGAAGACGGCGGCTCCCCCTGTGCCAACATGCCCCTCCCGTCCCCTCTCCAGAACCAGAGCTGCTACCCGGTGAAGACCGCAG TCTACAAGGAGAGCTTCATAATCGCTGCCTGCAACCTGCCTGGAAATGTCTTCACCATCCTGTTCATGGACATCACAGGAGGAAGGAAGCTGCTCT ccaccAGCCTGATGGCGTCCAGTCTGAGCGTCTTCCTCATCTACGTGGTCCAGACAAAGACCCAGAGTCTGGGCCTGTCCTGCATCTTCAGCGGAGTATCGGTGATTTCCTGGAACGCTCTGGATGTGGTAGGAACCGAGCTGTACCCCACCCGGCTACG TTCCTCTGCTCTCGGTTTCTTCTCTGGAGTGGGCCGAGTGGCGGCCATCATGGGCAATGTAGTCTTTGGGAAGTTGGTGGACACAAACTGCTTTGTTCCCATCCTGTTGGTGTCGATCCTGCTGCTCACGGGAGGACTGGTGGCTCTTTTGCTCCCACAAACCAGACAGACGGAGCTGACCTGA